One region of Paenibacillus polymyxa M1 genomic DNA includes:
- a CDS encoding AraC family transcriptional regulator: protein MKAKIEKIPSCRIAYMRQIGPYGIANSQLMEKFKCWVKSNNLFNKTSIILGIAQDNPAFVKPENCRYDACLVLPDDYCVNTDEVNLSNISEGRYAVFKINHTAEAVQKAWTEIFLELEIKRFSLDETRPILERYTVELINNHYCEICVPIQ from the coding sequence ATGAAGGCTAAAATTGAAAAAATACCCTCTTGTAGAATTGCATACATGAGACAGATTGGTCCTTATGGAATTGCAAATTCACAACTAATGGAGAAATTTAAATGTTGGGTTAAATCGAATAATTTATTTAATAAGACATCTATTATTCTTGGTATTGCCCAAGATAATCCTGCATTTGTGAAGCCGGAAAATTGTCGCTATGATGCATGTTTGGTTCTTCCTGATGATTACTGTGTTAATACTGATGAAGTAAACTTGAGCAACATTAGTGAAGGAAGATACGCTGTTTTTAAAATAAATCATACAGCAGAAGCTGTTCAAAAAGCTTGGACTGAAATATTCCTGGAGTTGGAAATTAAAAGGTTCAGCTTAGATGAAACCAGACCTATCTTGGAGCGATATACAGTTGAACTTATTAATAATCATTATTGCGAAATTTGCGTTCCGATTCAATAG
- a CDS encoding CPBP family intramembrane glutamic endopeptidase: MPKSKLILFILFFYIGWTIKELTFHPKITDLELYLISFLIKMIFWIGLVVIYFVYIDRVKLQQIIDYIKLKQNIIKGVFTGGIIGLLLVAIEATIFNGFRLDIGIRWIITPLTAFSEEVVFRGFVMNKLRDHRVKGYNFIQAILFMGIHFPIGIISGYSLLNYLTIFLVGYILGFIYKKTSSIWAPTIAHSVYNILIYLRQ; this comes from the coding sequence ATGCCTAAAAGTAAACTTATTCTCTTTATATTGTTTTTTTATATAGGCTGGACAATTAAGGAGCTAACATTCCATCCAAAAATAACTGATTTGGAGCTTTATTTGATATCCTTCTTGATAAAAATGATTTTTTGGATTGGGCTGGTGGTCATTTATTTCGTATATATCGATCGAGTAAAGTTGCAACAAATCATTGACTACATAAAATTAAAACAAAATATCATCAAGGGAGTATTTACTGGCGGAATTATTGGATTATTATTGGTAGCAATCGAGGCTACTATCTTTAATGGTTTTAGATTGGACATAGGAATCAGATGGATTATTACACCGTTAACTGCATTTTCTGAGGAAGTAGTATTCCGGGGATTCGTTATGAATAAACTAAGAGACCATCGGGTAAAAGGATACAACTTTATACAAGCCATACTTTTTATGGGGATACACTTTCCAATAGGTATTATTTCAGGATACTCACTTCTTAACTATTTGACCATATTTCTCGTAGGATACATTCTTGGATTTATATATAAAAAGACTTCTTCGATATGGGCTCCAACGATTGCACATAGTGTCTATAATATTCTTATTTATTTAAGGCAATAA
- a CDS encoding YmaF family protein, which translates to MQKNKPVVKKKTISSKQTQRHVHEFEGSTKLAEEGADRHNHRFAGVTGQAIRVGRSHVHEIDLTKTDFVNHFHNLRRIRTGPAIPVGNGKHVHFVTGQTTLNDGHVHQFNFATLIEAPLV; encoded by the coding sequence ATGCAGAAGAATAAACCTGTAGTAAAGAAGAAGACAATCTCTTCTAAACAGACACAAAGGCATGTACATGAATTTGAAGGTAGTACCAAACTGGCTGAAGAAGGTGCAGACCGACATAACCACCGCTTTGCAGGTGTTACTGGGCAAGCGATTCGAGTTGGAAGAAGTCATGTCCACGAAATTGATCTTACAAAAACTGATTTCGTGAACCACTTTCATAATCTGAGAAGGATTAGAACAGGACCAGCTATTCCAGTCGGAAATGGAAAACACGTACATTTTGTTACGGGCCAAACTACATTAAATGATGGTCATGTACACCAGTTTAATTTCGCAACATTGATTGAGGCACCTCTTGTTTAA
- a CDS encoding manganese catalase family protein, whose protein sequence is MFRHQKELQFEVKVERPDPLFARQVQEVLGGQFGEMTVMMQYLFQGFNCRGDEKYKDMLMDIGTEEIGHVEMLCALISQLLDGAKPEDQEQAAKDPVTAAIMGGINPQHLLVSGLGGLPTNSNGVPWNGSYIVASGNLLADMRSNLHAESQGRLQVARLYHMTQDESVRATLRKMLARDRYHQYQWLAAIQELEEKNGVVVPASFPPEAEQESQPEAYEFWNLSEGEESSEGLWATGSAPDGTGSYVYISNPVAKGQIYNAKIPATELHHDLDHKTSDK, encoded by the coding sequence ATGTTTAGACATCAAAAAGAGTTGCAGTTCGAAGTGAAAGTAGAGCGACCTGACCCTCTATTTGCCCGACAGGTACAAGAAGTTTTGGGAGGCCAATTCGGAGAAATGACCGTGATGATGCAATATTTGTTTCAAGGGTTCAACTGTCGCGGTGATGAAAAATATAAAGATATGTTAATGGATATTGGAACAGAAGAAATAGGGCATGTGGAGATGCTGTGTGCTTTAATTAGTCAATTACTTGATGGGGCTAAACCAGAAGATCAGGAGCAAGCTGCCAAAGACCCTGTTACAGCTGCCATTATGGGGGGAATTAACCCGCAACACCTACTCGTCAGTGGTCTGGGCGGATTACCTACTAATTCAAATGGAGTTCCATGGAACGGTTCTTACATTGTTGCGAGTGGTAATCTTTTGGCAGATATGCGGTCCAACCTGCATGCAGAGAGTCAAGGTCGATTGCAGGTAGCAAGACTATATCATATGACCCAAGATGAAAGCGTTAGGGCTACATTGCGGAAAATGCTAGCACGCGACCGCTATCATCAGTATCAATGGCTGGCGGCAATCCAAGAATTAGAAGAAAAAAATGGTGTTGTGGTACCGGCTTCCTTTCCTCCTGAAGCAGAGCAAGAATCTCAGCCTGAGGCATATGAGTTTTGGAACTTGTCTGAAGGCGAAGAATCTAGTGAAGGTCTGTGGGCAACAGGAAGTGCACCGGATGGAACCGGGAGCTATGTATACATCTCTAACCCCGTTGCCAAAGGCCAGATCTATAATGCCAAAATACCAGCAACCGAGTTACATCATGACTTAGACCATAAAACTTCAGATAAATAA
- a CDS encoding manganese catalase family protein → MYFYKEDLINLIVPDKPDPAAAKVIQEVLGGRFGEMRTMMQFFFQSNNFRGNAVQYRDLIRGVFLEELSHVELVQHTINQLLTGSGEDQAGDAGIDHAPLDEAIKHANPHHFIMGAQSSLPVDASGNPWLGSYVYSHGNLISDLLDNLVLESTGVLQKSRIYEMSSNKTFRETLAFLIVRDNAHQNAFAKALETLGVDWGKLFPVPNYDINKYPECRKYVEMGFHNAQFNFRLDSTRIGEIFNGQTPSRNGGDLSVIDPPEGFPLPYMPELPNEHSPGLQDLNS, encoded by the coding sequence TTGTATTTTTATAAAGAAGATTTGATTAACTTAATAGTGCCCGATAAACCCGACCCAGCTGCTGCAAAAGTGATTCAGGAGGTATTGGGTGGTCGATTTGGAGAAATGCGTACGATGATGCAGTTTTTCTTTCAAAGTAATAATTTTCGTGGTAATGCTGTGCAGTATAGGGATTTGATACGAGGAGTTTTCCTAGAGGAGCTTAGTCATGTTGAACTGGTCCAACATACCATAAATCAACTTCTGACTGGCTCAGGCGAAGACCAAGCCGGCGATGCTGGAATTGATCATGCTCCTTTGGATGAAGCGATAAAACATGCCAATCCTCATCATTTTATTATGGGAGCTCAAAGTTCCTTACCCGTTGATGCAAGTGGTAACCCTTGGTTAGGCAGTTATGTCTATTCCCACGGCAATCTGATTAGTGATTTGCTTGATAATCTCGTACTCGAATCTACAGGGGTTCTGCAAAAATCCCGAATTTACGAAATGAGCTCGAACAAAACATTCCGGGAAACATTAGCTTTTTTGATTGTACGAGATAATGCTCATCAAAATGCGTTTGCCAAAGCGTTAGAGACACTTGGAGTAGATTGGGGCAAATTGTTCCCGGTTCCAAACTACGATATTAACAAGTATCCAGAATGTCGGAAGTATGTTGAAATGGGCTTTCACAATGCACAGTTTAATTTTCGATTGGATTCTACCCGTATTGGAGAAATATTCAATGGGCAAACGCCAAGCAGAAACGGTGGAGATTTGAGTGTCATTGACCCTCCAGAAGGCTTTCCTCTTCCGTATATGCCTGAATTGCCTAATGAACATAGCCCAGGCCTACAAGATCTTAACTCCTAG
- a CDS encoding IS3 family transposase, with translation MRKIRRVFTEQEIKALESNPSVLRVSEKNITYSPAFKIAAVQANQAGHTPTEIFVQAGFNVELIGQETPKRCLDRWRKTYASSGDAGLLEERRGKGSSGRPASREPSAEEKLRLAEARIKLLEAENELLKKLEALERHKDNNELLASSERFQLINQVVRKHGLRRVIRYLCKLAEVSTSGYYRWCAAEEHRQLREAADERDFLLLKAHFDALRGKAGALVIKMRLERLHGIVMNHKKIRRLMRKFKLVAVIRQANPYRKMAKATQEHRTCPNLLKRRFDHGEPERVLLTDITYMHYGNGQRAYLSCVKDGATKEILAHYLSSSLKLSLVQQTLKRLLNRLGGEVHPEAIFHSDQGFHYTHPEVRSMIAKAGFNQSMSRKGNCWDNASMETFFGHMKDELEFKDCSCLQELRVRVNEYITYYNTERFQWTLKKMTPDEYRSHLIAA, from the coding sequence ATGAGAAAAATCAGACGAGTTTTTACGGAGCAAGAGATCAAGGCGCTGGAGTCAAATCCATCCGTTCTTCGCGTATCAGAGAAGAATATCACGTATTCTCCTGCCTTTAAGATTGCAGCCGTACAGGCCAATCAAGCAGGGCATACACCCACGGAAATCTTCGTACAGGCAGGATTTAACGTCGAACTCATTGGACAGGAGACGCCAAAAAGATGTCTGGATCGTTGGCGAAAAACATATGCTTCTTCAGGTGATGCGGGGCTGCTGGAAGAGCGTAGGGGGAAGGGAAGCTCAGGAAGACCGGCTAGTCGTGAGCCATCGGCTGAGGAAAAACTCCGTCTTGCTGAGGCACGTATCAAGCTTTTGGAAGCCGAGAATGAACTCTTAAAAAAGCTAGAAGCGCTCGAAAGGCACAAAGACAACAATGAATTACTAGCGTCTTCCGAGCGCTTTCAGCTCATCAATCAAGTTGTTCGTAAACATGGATTGAGACGTGTGATTCGCTATCTTTGTAAGCTTGCTGAGGTAAGTACGAGCGGGTACTATCGCTGGTGTGCGGCAGAAGAACATCGCCAGCTTCGAGAAGCTGCCGATGAACGAGACTTTTTACTGCTGAAGGCGCACTTTGATGCACTTCGAGGGAAGGCTGGCGCGCTGGTCATCAAGATGAGGTTAGAACGTCTTCATGGAATCGTTATGAATCACAAGAAAATTCGCCGTTTGATGCGGAAATTCAAACTCGTTGCTGTGATTCGTCAAGCGAATCCCTATCGTAAAATGGCTAAAGCCACACAAGAGCACCGCACCTGCCCGAACCTCCTGAAGCGTCGGTTTGACCATGGAGAGCCTGAAAGGGTATTGCTAACCGACATTACTTATATGCATTATGGAAATGGCCAGCGGGCTTATTTGTCCTGTGTAAAGGATGGTGCAACAAAAGAAATCTTAGCTCACTATCTGTCCTCTTCTTTGAAATTGTCTCTTGTCCAACAAACACTGAAGCGACTGCTTAACCGTTTAGGCGGGGAAGTCCATCCGGAGGCTATCTTTCACTCTGATCAGGGATTCCATTACACACATCCTGAGGTTCGTTCCATGATCGCTAAAGCTGGCTTTAACCAATCGATGTCACGCAAAGGAAACTGTTGGGATAATGCTTCTATGGAGACGTTCTTCGGGCATATGAAGGATGAATTAGAGTTCAAGGATTGCTCATGCCTACAAGAGTTGCGAGTTCGTGTCAACGAATACATCACTTATTACAATACCGAACGGTTCCAATGGACATTAAAAAAGATGACTCCTGATGAATACAGAAGTCATCTCATTGCTGCTTGA
- a CDS encoding HD-GYP domain-containing protein has product MRVHVTDAKPGDRLKSDTYNGHGVPVLIQGTELQHDDISKLIMHGVDYIDIDAGSTSIPVGFAPDVPASPESLKRAVPLMEQTISGFESMFLEASSTGKFDEHRVDELFAPLVSELARQKDVVSLLLIMERGDHYTYNHSLQVGILSYYIATWLGYTEEEAYAAGKAGYLHDIGKSMIPDEILNKPDKLTPEEFHEMKKHSLYGYDIIRNSTSDDISAIVALQHHEREDGSGYPHGLFKEEIHPFASITAVADVYSAMISNRVYQTKQELLTVLRELHSMSFGHLNPETTQVFIRHMLPNFINKQVLLTTGQTGTIILNNPVDYFRPLVRINDNEYIDLSKERHVYIDEIYLES; this is encoded by the coding sequence ATGAGAGTTCACGTTACCGATGCCAAGCCGGGAGATCGCCTCAAATCCGATACATACAATGGGCACGGTGTACCTGTCTTGATTCAGGGCACCGAGCTTCAGCATGACGATATTTCCAAGCTCATTATGCATGGTGTCGATTATATTGACATTGATGCTGGTTCTACGAGCATTCCGGTTGGCTTTGCCCCCGATGTTCCTGCTTCCCCCGAGTCCCTCAAACGCGCCGTTCCCCTTATGGAGCAAACGATCAGTGGCTTTGAAAGCATGTTCCTCGAAGCTTCCTCAACTGGAAAATTTGATGAACATCGAGTTGATGAGCTGTTCGCCCCTCTTGTTTCAGAGCTGGCTCGTCAAAAAGATGTCGTATCTCTGCTGTTAATTATGGAACGGGGAGATCACTATACCTATAACCATTCTCTCCAAGTAGGTATACTGTCATATTACATTGCCACTTGGCTTGGATATACAGAGGAAGAGGCATATGCCGCGGGCAAAGCTGGATATTTACACGATATAGGCAAGTCCATGATACCGGATGAAATTTTAAATAAACCAGATAAACTAACACCTGAAGAATTTCATGAGATGAAGAAACATTCTCTGTATGGCTATGATATTATTCGCAATTCAACCAGCGATGATATTTCAGCAATTGTCGCCTTGCAGCATCACGAACGCGAAGACGGAAGTGGATACCCCCACGGACTGTTCAAAGAAGAGATTCATCCTTTTGCCAGCATAACAGCTGTTGCCGACGTATACAGCGCGATGATTTCCAACCGTGTGTATCAGACAAAACAGGAGTTGCTCACCGTATTACGCGAGCTGCACAGTATGAGTTTTGGACATCTGAATCCAGAAACTACCCAAGTGTTCATCAGACATATGCTTCCGAATTTTATTAATAAGCAGGTTCTATTGACTACAGGCCAGACAGGAACTATTATTCTGAACAATCCTGTGGATTACTTCAGACCCTTAGTAAGAATTAACGATAATGAATATATAGATTTGTCAAAGGAACGCCATGTATACATTGACGAAATTTATCTGGAATCCTGA
- a CDS encoding bifunctional metallophosphatase/5'-nucleotidase: MEMTTRQTLTILHTNDIHSHFGSMPSIAAMINERRAASGDALLVLDIGDHMDRMAPETEGTLGGANVDVINLTGYDAITIGNNEGLTFTSDMIEQAYAGIHCPVVCGNLTERATGRIPSWMKESVILNKAGIKIGLLGVTAPFTEFYQLLGWDVLDPFEVLGTQIAALRKQVDVVVVMSHLGLPSDEKLASQFPEIDVILGGHTHHVLEEPLRIGNTVLCGAGKFGTLLGEVTLTRNHSLEPFRVTSGGVVPMDQTLLDEKVASAIVLHRRQAERAMESTVAVTDRELEIAYNEESPFGNLLAQSVSHFTGTEIALVNAGQLLGPLPQGDISKGILHSLCPSPINPCVMKLRGRDIRLALEQSLLPEFTDKPMSGFGFRGKVLGTMCVEGLTIQFDPDRAPYEKVTDIRVAGQPLEEDEEYTVGTLDMFTFKAGYKVLANGTDLRFMLPEFLRDLIEMELKRPGAMEECFAARWLQVSKQSGED; this comes from the coding sequence ATGGAGATGACGACTCGGCAAACGTTGACCATTTTGCATACCAATGATATCCATAGTCATTTTGGCAGTATGCCTTCGATAGCCGCGATGATCAATGAACGAAGAGCTGCATCAGGGGATGCGCTACTTGTACTGGACATAGGAGACCACATGGATCGGATGGCCCCCGAAACGGAAGGAACGCTCGGTGGGGCAAATGTGGATGTGATTAATCTGACAGGATACGATGCAATTACGATCGGTAACAATGAGGGACTAACTTTTACCTCGGATATGATTGAACAGGCATATGCGGGCATTCATTGTCCAGTCGTATGTGGCAATCTAACAGAGCGTGCTACGGGGAGGATTCCTTCGTGGATGAAGGAATCCGTTATTCTAAACAAAGCAGGAATCAAGATCGGTTTACTAGGTGTGACGGCTCCTTTTACAGAGTTTTATCAATTGCTGGGCTGGGACGTGCTCGATCCGTTTGAGGTGCTGGGGACGCAGATCGCGGCACTCAGAAAGCAGGTGGATGTGGTGGTCGTGATGTCTCACCTAGGTTTACCGTCTGATGAGAAATTAGCGTCCCAGTTTCCTGAGATTGACGTTATTCTTGGTGGTCACACCCACCATGTGCTGGAGGAACCGCTTCGGATCGGGAACACCGTTCTATGTGGGGCCGGGAAGTTCGGAACGTTGCTCGGTGAAGTGACACTAACCCGTAACCATAGTCTTGAACCGTTTCGAGTTACCTCAGGCGGCGTAGTTCCTATGGATCAGACGCTGCTAGACGAAAAAGTGGCATCGGCCATTGTGTTGCATCGCAGACAAGCAGAACGCGCCATGGAGAGCACGGTAGCAGTAACAGATCGGGAATTGGAGATCGCCTATAATGAGGAGTCCCCTTTCGGGAATTTGCTGGCACAATCGGTGTCCCATTTTACAGGAACCGAAATTGCCCTCGTCAATGCAGGTCAACTGCTTGGCCCCTTGCCTCAAGGAGATATTAGCAAAGGAATACTGCATTCCTTATGCCCATCGCCGATTAATCCCTGTGTTATGAAGTTGCGGGGAAGAGACATTCGGTTGGCCCTAGAGCAATCTTTGCTGCCTGAATTTACAGACAAGCCCATGTCGGGATTTGGCTTCAGAGGCAAAGTGCTGGGCACGATGTGTGTGGAAGGGTTGACCATTCAGTTTGATCCGGACCGTGCTCCTTATGAAAAAGTGACGGACATTCGTGTAGCGGGTCAACCTTTGGAAGAAGATGAGGAATACACAGTGGGCACGTTGGATATGTTCACTTTCAAAGCAGGCTATAAGGTGCTTGCGAACGGAACAGATCTCCGATTTATGCTTCCAGAATTTTTACGGGATTTGATTGAAATGGAGTTGAAGCGTCCGGGCGCGATGGAAGAATGTTTTGCAGCTAGGTGGCTTCAGGTATCAAAACAATCGGGAGAGGATTAA